A window of the Agrococcus jejuensis genome harbors these coding sequences:
- a CDS encoding AAA family ATPase — MNAVPGRAPITKDELARGGQVIRAVQQSFASKVVGQADLLQSLLVAVLANGHVLMESVPGLAKTTAAATLARAVDATFHRIQCTPDLLPSDIVGTQIYDQHDGTFRTQLGPVHANFVLLDEINRSSAKTQSAMLEAMQERQTSIGGESHPLPKPFLVLATQNPIEQEGTYTLPEAQLDRFLLKEILTYPSPTEEAEIVRRIESGVFESDTTPVASVADVQYLQELTKRVYVDQAIVNYVVQLMYVTRHAKDYIGAQLAGYIEYGASPRGSIAFTQATRALALVRGRDYVIPEDVKTLRHSILRHRIILGYEAEADGVTSEQVVDAIFDAVRTP; from the coding sequence GTGAACGCAGTGCCGGGCCGCGCGCCCATCACGAAGGACGAGCTCGCACGCGGCGGGCAGGTGATCCGGGCCGTGCAGCAGTCGTTCGCGTCGAAGGTCGTCGGCCAGGCCGACCTGCTGCAGTCGCTCCTCGTCGCGGTGCTCGCCAACGGCCACGTGCTCATGGAGTCGGTCCCGGGCCTCGCGAAGACGACGGCGGCGGCGACGCTCGCGCGCGCGGTCGACGCGACGTTCCACCGCATCCAGTGCACCCCCGACCTGCTGCCGTCCGACATCGTCGGCACGCAGATCTACGACCAGCACGACGGCACGTTCCGCACGCAGCTGGGCCCGGTGCACGCGAACTTCGTGCTGCTCGACGAGATCAACCGCTCGAGCGCCAAGACGCAGTCGGCGATGCTCGAGGCGATGCAGGAGCGCCAGACGTCGATCGGCGGCGAGTCGCACCCGCTGCCGAAGCCGTTCCTCGTGCTCGCGACGCAGAACCCCATCGAGCAGGAGGGCACGTACACGCTGCCCGAGGCGCAGCTCGACCGCTTCCTGCTCAAGGAGATCCTCACCTACCCGTCGCCGACGGAGGAGGCCGAGATCGTGCGCCGCATCGAGTCCGGCGTCTTCGAGTCCGACACGACGCCCGTCGCGTCGGTCGCCGACGTGCAGTACCTGCAGGAGCTCACGAAGCGCGTCTACGTCGACCAGGCGATCGTGAACTACGTCGTGCAGCTCATGTACGTCACGCGCCACGCGAAGGACTACATCGGCGCGCAGCTCGCCGGCTACATCGAGTACGGCGCGAGCCCGCGAGGCTCGATCGCGTTCACGCAGGCGACGCGGGCGCTCGCGCTCGTGCGCGGCCGCGACTACGTCATCCCCGAGGACGTCAAGACGCTGCGCCACTCGATCCTGCGCCACCGCATCATCCTCGGCTACGAGGCGGAGGCGGATGGCGTGACGAGCGAG
- a CDS encoding MFS transporter, which translates to MTQPVPKPRLIQHPAQRRTLVVLSIGQALGGVGNGVAVGVGSLLVEQVTGDAAFAGLAATLLTLGGAILAVPLARLATRRGRRAALTTGALIGLAGTSTIVVGGTLDAWPIALAGFLLLGASMAVNLQSRFAATDLSVRSRRGRDLSLVVWMTTIGVVAGPQLIPPGDAIGVALGLPHLVGAYVIVGAMQALTAAALAIGLRPDPLLTAQAMRGDEPGTSTAAATKTRLLDHPRALLAIVVVASAHATMVGIMALTPVHLEHAGHSLTGIAITMSAHTAGMYALSPVFGVLADRMGRVQTILVGQALLVGSIVVNVALPADLAPLSLALLGLGWSAATVAGSTLVSESAPDRARPRIQGRSDLVQGLTGAAAGAIAGPILGLAGYAGLSLAMAAFVVAGCVAAIAATRPGRDRAPQPTATSTSGPVQDAPSGALRDATTVDGAPRRPLEDHP; encoded by the coding sequence GTGACGCAGCCAGTGCCCAAGCCCCGCCTCATCCAGCATCCCGCGCAGCGCCGCACCCTCGTGGTGCTGTCGATCGGGCAGGCGCTCGGCGGTGTCGGCAACGGCGTCGCGGTGGGCGTCGGCAGCCTGCTCGTGGAGCAGGTGACGGGGGATGCGGCGTTCGCGGGCCTCGCGGCCACGCTGCTGACGCTCGGCGGCGCGATCCTGGCCGTGCCGCTCGCCCGCCTCGCGACGCGCAGGGGGCGCAGGGCGGCGCTCACGACGGGCGCGCTCATCGGCCTCGCCGGCACGTCGACGATCGTCGTCGGCGGCACGCTCGACGCGTGGCCCATCGCGCTCGCCGGCTTCCTGCTGCTCGGCGCCTCCATGGCCGTGAACCTGCAGTCGCGCTTCGCGGCGACCGACCTGTCGGTGCGCTCGCGGCGCGGCCGCGACCTGTCGCTCGTCGTGTGGATGACGACGATCGGCGTCGTCGCCGGTCCGCAGCTCATCCCGCCGGGCGACGCGATCGGCGTCGCGCTGGGCCTGCCGCACCTCGTGGGCGCGTACGTGATCGTCGGCGCGATGCAGGCGCTGACGGCTGCGGCGCTCGCGATCGGGCTGCGCCCGGATCCGCTGCTCACGGCGCAGGCGATGCGCGGCGACGAGCCCGGAACGAGCACCGCCGCAGCGACGAAGACCCGGCTCCTCGACCACCCCCGCGCCCTGCTCGCGATCGTCGTCGTGGCGAGCGCGCACGCGACGATGGTCGGCATCATGGCGCTCACGCCCGTGCACCTCGAGCACGCCGGCCACTCGCTCACGGGCATCGCCATCACGATGAGCGCCCACACGGCGGGCATGTACGCGCTGTCGCCGGTCTTCGGCGTCCTCGCCGACCGGATGGGCAGGGTGCAGACGATCCTCGTGGGGCAGGCGCTGCTCGTCGGCTCGATCGTCGTGAACGTCGCGCTGCCCGCCGACCTCGCGCCGCTGTCGCTCGCCCTCCTCGGCCTCGGCTGGAGCGCGGCGACCGTCGCGGGCTCGACGCTCGTGAGCGAGTCGGCGCCCGATCGCGCTCGCCCGCGCATCCAGGGCCGCTCCGACCTCGTGCAGGGCCTCACGGGCGCCGCGGCGGGCGCGATCGCTGGCCCGATCCTGGGCCTCGCGGGCTACGCGGGCCTCTCGCTCGCGATGGCGGCGTTCGTCGTCGCAGGCTGCGTCGCGGCGATCGCCGCGACGCGCCCGGGCCGCGACCGCGCGCCCCAGCCGACCGCCACGTCGACGTCAGGCCCCGTGCAGGATGCACCCAGCGGGGCGCTGCGCGATGCGACTACCGTCGATGGCGCACCTCGCCGACCTCTGGAGGACCATCCGTGA
- the ispG gene encoding flavodoxin-dependent (E)-4-hydroxy-3-methylbut-2-enyl-diphosphate synthase: MAAINLGTPEVRTLAPRRRTRQIRVGSVAVGSDAPVSVQSMTTTKTTDINGTLQQIAELTATGCDIVRVAVPTQDDADVLHIIARKSQIPVIADIHFQPKYVFAAIDAGCAAVRVNPGNIRKFDDQVGEIARRAKAAGVSLRIGVNAGSLEPSLLQKHGKATPEALVESAVWEASLFEEHDFHDFKISVKHNDPVTMVQAYRLLAQAGDWPLHLGVTEAGPAFQGTIKSATAFGILLSEGIGDTIRVSLSAPPAEEVKVGLQILQSLGLRERRLEIVSCPSCGRAQVDVYTLADEVTEGLKDVTVPLRVAVMGCVVNGPGEAREADLGVASGNGKGQIFVKGEVIKTVPEAEIVATLIEEARRIAAENPDLPAGEPTVVTSGS; this comes from the coding sequence ATGGCCGCCATCAACCTCGGCACGCCGGAGGTGCGCACGCTCGCGCCCAGGCGGCGCACCCGGCAGATCCGCGTGGGCAGCGTGGCGGTGGGCAGCGACGCGCCCGTGTCGGTGCAGTCGATGACGACGACGAAGACGACCGACATCAACGGCACGCTGCAGCAGATCGCCGAGCTCACGGCGACGGGCTGCGACATCGTGCGCGTCGCGGTGCCGACGCAGGACGACGCCGACGTGCTGCACATCATCGCGAGGAAGTCGCAGATCCCGGTGATCGCCGACATCCACTTCCAGCCGAAGTACGTCTTCGCGGCGATCGACGCGGGATGCGCCGCCGTGCGCGTGAACCCGGGCAACATCCGCAAGTTCGACGACCAGGTCGGCGAGATCGCCAGGCGGGCGAAGGCGGCGGGCGTGAGCCTGCGCATCGGCGTCAACGCCGGCAGCCTCGAGCCGAGCCTGCTGCAGAAGCACGGCAAGGCGACGCCCGAGGCGCTCGTCGAGTCGGCGGTGTGGGAGGCGAGCCTCTTCGAGGAGCACGACTTCCACGACTTCAAGATCTCGGTGAAGCACAACGACCCCGTCACGATGGTGCAGGCGTACCGGCTGCTCGCGCAGGCGGGCGACTGGCCGCTGCACCTGGGCGTGACGGAGGCGGGCCCGGCGTTCCAGGGCACGATCAAGTCGGCGACGGCGTTCGGCATCCTGCTCAGCGAGGGCATCGGCGACACCATCCGCGTCTCGCTGTCGGCCCCGCCGGCCGAGGAGGTCAAGGTCGGCCTGCAGATCCTGCAGTCCCTCGGCCTGCGCGAGCGCCGCCTCGAGATCGTGTCGTGCCCGTCGTGCGGCCGCGCGCAGGTCGACGTGTACACGCTCGCCGACGAGGTCACCGAGGGCCTCAAGGACGTCACGGTGCCGCTGCGCGTCGCTGTGATGGGGTGCGTCGTGAACGGTCCGGGGGAGGCGCGCGAGGCCGACCTGGGCGTCGCGAGCGGCAACGGCAAGGGGCAGATCTTCGTGAAGGGCGAGGTCATCAAGACCGTGCCGGAGGCCGAGATCGTCGCGACGCTCATCGAGGAGGCGCGACGCATCGCCGCCGAGAACCCCGACCTGCCGGCCGGCGAGCCGACCGTCGTCACGTCGGGCTCGTGA
- a CDS encoding endonuclease domain-containing protein, with product MSHLLPPSPDHRAFSVADALADGATRRELAGHGYLAPAYGTRIQRSDDGTITRAQFLDALRSVARDDQFLSHATAALVHGMPIPLAFQTGPVHLASPTLGHRMRRPGVVGHRLKAEIVEVDGIRVEHPHDAFIHLATLLPLHPLVAVADWLLQERNGVPTTKQALVERLDHFRGARGLSLLRRAITLARHGVESPRENELRLLVTAAGHAEPVCNIDVVDVDGRFLARVDMAWPELRIALEYDGEQHRLDDRQYARDIERSAILEQHGWIVIRVTKQHMASPATRVLPRVAEAFARRRLQG from the coding sequence ATGAGCCATCTCCTCCCGCCGAGCCCCGACCACCGCGCATTCAGCGTCGCCGACGCGCTCGCCGACGGCGCGACGCGTCGCGAGCTCGCCGGCCACGGCTACCTCGCGCCCGCCTACGGCACGCGCATCCAGCGTTCGGACGATGGCACCATCACGCGAGCGCAGTTCCTGGATGCGCTCAGATCGGTCGCGCGCGACGACCAGTTCCTCTCGCACGCCACCGCGGCGCTCGTGCACGGCATGCCCATCCCGCTCGCGTTCCAGACCGGCCCCGTGCATCTCGCGTCGCCCACGCTCGGGCATCGCATGCGACGCCCGGGCGTCGTCGGACATCGCCTCAAGGCCGAGATCGTGGAGGTCGACGGGATCCGCGTCGAGCATCCGCACGACGCGTTCATCCATCTCGCGACGCTGCTGCCGCTGCATCCGCTCGTGGCCGTCGCAGACTGGCTCCTGCAAGAGCGCAACGGCGTGCCGACAACGAAGCAGGCGCTCGTCGAGCGCCTCGATCACTTCCGCGGTGCTCGTGGGCTGTCGCTGCTCCGTCGAGCGATCACGCTCGCACGGCACGGCGTCGAGTCGCCGCGAGAGAACGAGTTGCGACTGCTCGTGACAGCCGCCGGCCATGCCGAGCCCGTCTGCAACATCGACGTCGTCGACGTCGATGGCCGGTTCCTCGCGCGCGTCGACATGGCGTGGCCGGAGCTGCGGATCGCCCTCGAGTACGACGGCGAGCAGCATCGGCTCGACGACCGGCAGTACGCACGGGACATCGAGCGATCCGCGATTCTCGAGCAGCACGGATGGATCGTCATCCGCGTGACGAAGCAGCACATGGCGTCGCCGGCGACACGGGTCCTCCCGCGCGTCGCGGAGGCCTTCGCCCGCCGACGTCTCCAGGGCTGA
- a CDS encoding M50 family metallopeptidase — protein MDSVLLYVLGVVILVVGLAASIALHEVGHLVPAKRFGVRVGQYMIGFGPTLFSRRKGETEYGLKAIPLGGYISMAGMFPPRREGEAARTASTGFFDTLVQDAREVSAESAEGVGEDRTFYRLPVWKRIVIMLGGPFMNLLLAAVLYAIVLCGFGVAQPGTTISSLSECVIPASQDRTTCEASDPAAPAAAAGIEPGDVIVAIDGAPIASWADVQAGIRDDAGQELTFTVERDGAEVDLQVTPLATERYVTDADGQIVEVDGEPQVETVGFIGIGPQYEIVQQSIAEVPVAVGDNVVRVAQVIATLPVRLVEVAQAAFGGGERDPEGPISVVGVGRIAGEIASLDQVPIAERASSMLGILASLNVALFVFNLVPLMPLDGGHVLGAVLEAIRRGFARLRGKPDPGPIDTARWVPVTLAVTVVLGLMSALLIYADIINPISILP, from the coding sequence ATGGATTCGGTCCTGCTCTACGTCCTCGGCGTCGTCATCCTCGTGGTCGGCCTCGCGGCCTCGATCGCGCTCCACGAGGTCGGCCATCTCGTGCCGGCGAAGCGCTTCGGCGTGCGCGTGGGCCAGTACATGATCGGCTTCGGGCCGACGCTCTTCTCGCGCAGGAAGGGCGAGACGGAGTACGGCCTCAAGGCCATCCCGCTCGGCGGCTACATCTCGATGGCGGGCATGTTCCCGCCGCGCCGCGAGGGCGAGGCGGCCCGCACGGCATCCACCGGCTTCTTCGACACGCTCGTGCAGGATGCGCGCGAGGTGTCCGCGGAGTCGGCGGAGGGCGTGGGGGAGGACCGCACGTTCTACCGCCTGCCGGTGTGGAAGCGCATCGTCATCATGCTCGGCGGGCCGTTCATGAACCTGCTGCTCGCGGCGGTGCTCTACGCGATCGTGCTGTGCGGCTTCGGCGTCGCGCAGCCGGGCACGACGATCTCGTCGCTGTCGGAGTGCGTCATCCCGGCGAGCCAGGACCGCACGACGTGCGAGGCGTCCGACCCCGCGGCGCCGGCCGCCGCTGCCGGCATCGAGCCAGGCGACGTCATCGTCGCGATCGACGGCGCGCCCATCGCGTCGTGGGCCGACGTGCAGGCGGGCATCCGCGACGACGCCGGTCAGGAGCTCACGTTCACGGTCGAGCGCGACGGCGCCGAGGTCGACCTGCAGGTGACGCCGCTCGCGACCGAGCGGTACGTGACGGATGCCGACGGTCAGATCGTCGAGGTCGACGGCGAGCCGCAGGTCGAGACCGTCGGGTTCATCGGCATCGGGCCGCAGTACGAGATCGTGCAGCAGTCGATCGCCGAGGTGCCCGTCGCGGTCGGCGACAACGTCGTGCGCGTGGCGCAGGTCATCGCGACGCTGCCCGTGCGCCTCGTCGAGGTGGCGCAGGCGGCGTTCGGCGGCGGCGAGCGCGACCCCGAGGGGCCGATCTCCGTCGTGGGCGTCGGTCGCATCGCGGGCGAGATCGCGTCGCTCGACCAGGTGCCGATCGCCGAGCGCGCGTCGTCGATGCTCGGCATCCTCGCGTCGCTCAACGTCGCGCTGTTCGTCTTCAACCTCGTGCCGCTCATGCCGCTCGACGGCGGGCACGTGCTCGGCGCGGTGCTCGAGGCGATCCGCCGCGGCTTCGCCCGCCTGCGCGGCAAGCCGGATCCCGGCCCGATCGACACGGCCCGCTGGGTGCCCGTGACCCTCGCGGTCACGGTGGTGCTCGGCCTGATGAGCGCCCTGCTCATCTATGCCGACATCATCAACCCCATCTCGATCCTCCCCTGA
- a CDS encoding 1-deoxy-D-xylulose-5-phosphate reductoisomerase, translating into MRRILLLGSTGSIGTQTIELVRAHPGRFSVVGLAAGSDAGGLAAQAEALGVPASATALGAADAVRLIEDVECDVVVNGITGSAGLAPTLAALGTGATLALANKESLVVGGELVMAAAAPGQIVPVDSEHSAIAQCLAAGRADEVRRLVLTASGGPFHGWDRARLASVTPADALAHPTWSMGRVISTNSATLMNKGHEVIEAHALFGVPLDDVAVTVHRQSIVHSMVEFVDGSTIAQCSPPDMALAIALALDGGARVPDAVAPLDWTRASTWTFEPVDDDGPLAGIRLSRAAAARGGTAPAVLNAANEQAVHAFLDGRIGFLDVLAVVERVLDAHDAVPATLAAIAAAESWARSAADAQIAASAASS; encoded by the coding sequence GTGAGACGCATCCTGCTGCTCGGATCGACGGGGTCGATCGGCACGCAGACCATCGAGCTCGTGCGCGCGCATCCCGGCCGGTTCTCGGTCGTCGGGCTCGCGGCGGGTTCGGATGCCGGCGGGCTCGCGGCGCAGGCGGAGGCGCTGGGCGTGCCCGCCTCGGCGACGGCGCTCGGCGCCGCGGATGCCGTGCGGCTGATCGAGGACGTCGAGTGCGACGTCGTCGTGAACGGCATCACGGGGTCGGCGGGGCTCGCGCCGACGCTCGCGGCGCTCGGCACCGGGGCGACGCTCGCGCTCGCGAACAAGGAGTCGCTCGTCGTCGGCGGCGAGCTCGTGATGGCTGCGGCGGCGCCGGGGCAGATCGTGCCGGTCGACTCGGAGCACTCGGCGATCGCGCAGTGCCTCGCCGCAGGCCGCGCCGACGAGGTGCGGCGGCTGGTGCTCACGGCGAGCGGCGGGCCGTTCCACGGGTGGGATCGCGCGCGGCTCGCCTCGGTGACGCCCGCGGATGCGCTCGCGCATCCGACGTGGTCGATGGGGCGCGTCATCTCGACGAACTCGGCGACGCTCATGAACAAGGGGCACGAGGTCATCGAGGCGCACGCGCTCTTCGGCGTGCCGCTCGACGACGTCGCCGTGACGGTGCACCGGCAGTCGATCGTGCACTCGATGGTCGAGTTCGTCGACGGCTCGACGATCGCGCAGTGCTCGCCGCCCGACATGGCGCTCGCGATCGCGCTCGCCCTCGACGGGGGCGCGCGGGTGCCGGATGCGGTCGCTCCGCTGGACTGGACGCGCGCATCCACCTGGACCTTCGAGCCCGTCGACGACGACGGCCCGCTCGCGGGCATCCGCCTCTCGCGCGCCGCGGCCGCGCGCGGCGGCACGGCGCCCGCGGTGCTGAACGCGGCGAACGAGCAGGCGGTGCACGCCTTCCTCGACGGTCGCATCGGCTTCCTCGACGTCCTCGCCGTCGTCGAGCGCGTGCTCGACGCGCACGACGCCGTCCCCGCGACCCTCGCTGCGATCGCCGCCGCCGAGTCGTGGGCTCGCTCCGCCGCCGACGCCCAGATCGCTGCCTCCGCCGCGTCCTCCTGA